Proteins encoded within one genomic window of Gadus macrocephalus chromosome 18, ASM3116895v1:
- the phf5a gene encoding PHD finger-like domain-containing protein 5A, which translates to MAKHHPDLIFCRKQAGVAIGRLCEKCDGKCVICDSYVRPCTLVRICDECNYGSYQGRCVICGGPGVSDAYYCKECTIQEKDRDGCPKIVNLGSSKTDLFYERKKYGFKKR; encoded by the exons ATGGCAAAGCATCATCCAGATTTGATCTTTTGTCGGAAACAAGCCGGTGTTG CCATTGGAAGACTGTGTGAAAAAT GTGATGGTAAATGTGTCATATGTGATTCCTACGTGAGGCCGTGCACACTGGTGCGTATCTGTGACGAGTGCAACTACGGTTCCTACCAGGGCCGATGCGTGATCTGCGGAGGGCCCGGCGTGTCCGATGCCTACTACTGTAAAGAATGCACCATCCAGGAGAAAGAC AGGGACGGCTGTCCCAAGATTGTGAACCTGGGCAGCTCAAAAACGGATCTGTTTTATGAGAGAAAGAAGTATGGTTTCAAGAAGAGGTGA